The Daucus carota subsp. sativus chromosome 7, DH1 v3.0, whole genome shotgun sequence genome window below encodes:
- the LOC108194299 gene encoding homeobox protein SBH1-like, with protein sequence MERKWEMQGGGGGLGGNSSGGPVMMVPSSSSAHNPNPTNNSNNSNNTLFDYHHRHIFSSPFMVQDNNSAAATFTGCYLMESAAPNNGASSSGSAVKAKIMAHPHYHRLLAAYINCQKIGAPPEVVARLEEAYVTMGASRGGSSGPSAIGQDPALDQFMEAYCEMLGKYEQELAKPFKEAMHFLTKIEYQFKALTVSSLDSSACPDPMDGNASSEEEVHLNNGLVDPQAEDRKLKGQLLRKYSGYLGNLKQEFMKKRKKGKLPKEARQQLMEWWSKNYKWPYPSESQKVALAEATGLDQKQINNWFINQRKRHWKPSDEMQFVMMDAAAAHHPHYYMDNVYGNPFPMDISPQFL encoded by the exons ATGGAGAGAAAGTGGGAGATgcaaggtggtggtggtggtcttGGAGGAAATAGTAGTGGAGGGCCCGTCATGATGGTCCCATCTTCATCATCTGCTCATAACCCTAATCCAACTAATAATAgcaataatagtaataataccTTGTTTGACTATCATCATCGTCATATATTTTCTTCGCCTTTTATGGTTCAAGATAATAACTCAGCGGCGGCTACTTTCACCGGCTGTTATTTGATGGAATCTGCTGCTCCGAACAACGGCGCCAGCTCTTCTGGTTCGGCTGTGAAGGCGAAGATCATGGCTCATCCTCACTACCACCGCCTCTTGGCTGCCTATATTAACTGTCAGAAG ATAGGAGCACCTCCGGAGGTGGTGGCTAGGCTAGAGGAAGCCTACGTGACTATGGGGGCGTCTCGAGGTGGATCAAGCGGCCCCTCCGCAATTGGGCAAGATCCGGCGCTGGATCAGTTCATGGAAGCATACTGTGAGATGTTGGGTAAATATGAGCAAGAACTTGCTAAGCCTTTCAAGGAAGCCATGCACTTTCTCACCAAGATTGAGTACCAGTTCAAAGCCCTCACCGTCTCCTCTTTAGATTCTTCTG CTTGTCCTGACCCTATGGATGGAAATGCGTCATCTGAAGAAGAGGTTCATTTAAACAATGGTCTGGTAGATCCTCAAGCAGAAGACAGGAAGCTAAAAGGTCAGCTTCTGCGCAAGTACAGTGGATATCTGGGAAATCTGAAGCAAGAGTTcatgaagaaaagaaagaaaggaaAATTGCCGAAAGAAGCAAGGCAGCAGTTAATGGAATGGTGGAGCAAAAATTACAAATGGCCTTACCCATCG GAGTCCCAAAAAGTTGCTCTAGCGGAAGCTACAGGTCTGGATCAGAAGCAGATAAACAACTGGTTTATCAACCAAAGGAAGCGGCACTGGAAGCCATCGGACGAAATGCAGTTCGTGATGATGGATGCTGCAGCTGCACATCATCCCCATTATTACATGGACAATGTCTACGGAAATCCTTTCCCCATGGATATCTCACCGCAGTTTCTTTGA